The following coding sequences are from one Gossypium hirsutum isolate 1008001.06 chromosome A12, Gossypium_hirsutum_v2.1, whole genome shotgun sequence window:
- the LOC107925555 gene encoding uncharacterized protein has translation MKLTKMPKKNGTDLGRRAWSFLRLALLWARKGGVFKRRLTMVDFRLVIPKFLKSSTAAPRHDRLHYKEREFSFDETPIFHVKVHRSASMRFLLPCISPTEALDFEDHEIYSCGNSKNSYSTCSDIVEEGEEMGYEGCDEKSPYPLEEEGIDLKAEKFIAKFYEQIKLQRQISDLEYTEMIKRGAS, from the coding sequence ATGAAACTAACCAAAATGCCTAAGAAAAACGGTACTGATCTTGGTCGAAGAGCATGGAGTTTCCTTCGTTTAGCACTGTTATGGGCAAGAAAAGGCGGTGTCTTCAAGCGGCGACTCACCATGGTCGACTTCCGATTGGTGATACCCAAGTTTTTAAAAAGTTCAACAGCCGCTCCTCGTCATGACCGTCTTCATTACAAGGAACGTGAGTTTTCTTTCGACGAGACACCCATTTTTCACGTTAAGGTCCACCGTTCTGCTTCCATGCGCTTCCTTCTTCCTTGCATTAGTCCCACCGAGGCCTTAGATTTTGAAGATCATGAAATTTATAGCTGTGGTAATAGCAAAAACAGTTATTCAACATGTTCCGATATTGTTGAAGAAGGGGAAGAGATGGGATATGAAGGTTGTGATGAGAAAAGTCCATATCCATTAGAGGAAGAAGGGATTGATCTGAAGGCAGAGAAGTTTATAGCAAAGTTTTATGAgcaaattaagttacaaagacAAATTTCTGATTTGGAATATACAGAAATGATTAAGAGAGGAGCTAGTTGA
- the LOC107925630 gene encoding uncharacterized protein yields MENTSSSMSCISMFRDKKKAPDGGNDVALQKGRTRSPSMSLFKVAIRLLRTKPVAETVPDSKPVQVDVDSKVEWKGMVVGSVHPMYLQSTPLPPSHSPRMKATTPKIMLEPKYMPNREEKEEVILSPLSPIAFPISSFNDVSSSDSSLYDSPCEGSDKEKCDEHNDDGGDEEIDAKAEEFITQFYEQMRLQTLNSGSAKTCQR; encoded by the coding sequence ATGGAAAACACATCATCATCGATGTCATGTATTTCCATGTTCAGGGACAAAAAGAAGGCTCCCGATGGAGGAAATGATGTGGCCTTGCAAAAGGGAAGAACACGTTCCCCTTCCATGAGTCTTTTCAAGGTGGCTATTAGATTGTTGCGTACGAAACCCGTGGCCGAAACGGTGCCGGATTCAAAGCCCGTTCAGGTCGATGTGGATTCGAAGGTAGAGTGGAAAGGGATGGTTGTTGGGTCGGTGCATCCAATGTATTTACAAAGCACCCCATTGCCCCCATCTCATTCCCCACGCATGAAGGCCACCACTCCTAAGATCATGCTCGAGCCCAAGTATATGCCCAATAGAGAAGAAAAGGAGGAAGTTATTTTGTCGCCGTTGTCTCCGATAGCATTTCCGATTTCGTCTTTCAATGACGTGTCATCAAGTGATTCAAGCCTGTACGATTCGCCTTGTGAAGGAAGCGACAAAGAGAAATGTGATGAGCACAACGATGACGGTGGCGATGAAGAGATTGATGCTAAAGCAGaagaattcataactcaattttaCGAACAAATGAGGCTTCAAACCTTGAATTCTGGAAGTGCTAAGACGTGCCAAAGATGA
- the LOC107925607 gene encoding uncharacterized protein has translation MESYGSGQRPYGADRRMEIISGKNTSVGSNQINSTTRSRSPDLPPVPTRTSQGSSKPWGFTDPEMKRKKRLAKYKVYTVEGQMKASLSKGLRWIKNKCSQIVHGY, from the coding sequence ATGGAGAGTTACGGATCGGGTCAAAGGCCGTACGGGGCGGATCGAAGGATGGAGATAATTAGCGGGAAGAACACGAGCGTTGGATCCAATCAGATCAACTCTACTACTCGTTCGCGTTCCCCAGATTTACCACCCGTTCCGACTCGGACGAGTCAAGGATCATCAAAGCCATGGGGATTTACGGATCCCGAGATGAAGAGGAAGAAGAGGCTCGCGAAATACAAGGTCTACACAGTGGAAGGGCAAATGAAAGCTTCATTGAGTAAAGGTCTTCGTTGGATCAAGAACAAATGCTCGCAGATCGTCCATGGTTATTAA